The Anoxybacillus flavithermus genome has a segment encoding these proteins:
- a CDS encoding acyl--CoA ligase, producing the protein MNLIAPEKYNLTSEFEKYADDPNRMALKWESESGETKELTYVELMKQANKIANAFVNHGLQKGDKVLVMLPRLLEAYAVYIGALKAGLVVIPSSEMLRTKDLQYRISHGEVKGVIAYFPYIEQFIPIEGMENMVAFSVGGSTERWLDLHEEMAKQSDAFVAVETSREDMAFLSYTSGTTGNPKGVVHTHAWAYAHLRTAAKNWLCIEEGDLVWATASPGWQKWVWSPFLSTLGSGATGFVYYGRFEPEKYLQLLEKYHINVLCCTPTEYRLMAKVPTISQYKLPHLHSAVSAGEPLNREVIDTFERYFGVQVRDGYGQTENTLLVGVMKGMKIKPGSMGKPTPGNRVEIINEFGEPCAVGEVGDIAVHVETPALFKCYYKDPERTAMQFRGEYYITGDKAKKDEEGYFWFEGRGDDIIISSGYTIGPFEVEDALVKHPFVKECAVVASPDEIRGHVVKAFIVLREGVDKNDPNLIPQLQEHVKQLTAPYKYPRKIEFVDDLPKTTSGKIRRVELREREMKAMQK; encoded by the coding sequence ATGAATTTAATTGCACCAGAAAAGTACAATTTAACAAGCGAGTTTGAAAAGTATGCGGACGATCCAAACCGAATGGCGTTAAAATGGGAGAGTGAATCGGGAGAAACGAAAGAGCTTACATATGTTGAGCTAATGAAACAGGCGAATAAAATTGCAAACGCTTTCGTTAATCACGGATTGCAAAAAGGAGATAAAGTGCTTGTGATGCTTCCGCGTTTGTTAGAAGCGTATGCGGTATATATAGGTGCGTTGAAAGCTGGGCTTGTCGTTATTCCGAGTTCCGAGATGTTACGTACAAAAGATTTGCAATATCGAATTTCTCATGGGGAAGTAAAAGGGGTTATTGCTTATTTTCCATATATTGAGCAATTTATTCCTATTGAGGGTATGGAAAATATGGTCGCATTTTCGGTCGGCGGTTCGACTGAGCGATGGCTCGATTTACATGAAGAAATGGCAAAACAAAGTGATGCATTTGTTGCCGTAGAGACGTCTCGTGAAGATATGGCGTTTTTATCTTATACATCGGGGACGACAGGCAATCCGAAAGGTGTAGTGCATACGCACGCTTGGGCATATGCGCATTTGCGAACAGCAGCAAAAAATTGGCTTTGTATTGAAGAAGGAGACCTTGTGTGGGCAACAGCAAGTCCAGGGTGGCAAAAATGGGTATGGAGCCCGTTTTTATCAACGCTTGGCTCTGGAGCGACAGGGTTTGTGTACTACGGTCGGTTTGAGCCAGAAAAATATTTGCAGCTTTTAGAAAAATATCATATTAACGTACTTTGTTGTACACCGACAGAATATCGTTTGATGGCTAAAGTCCCGACGATTTCCCAATATAAATTGCCGCACTTGCATAGCGCTGTATCAGCAGGTGAACCGTTAAACCGAGAAGTCATTGATACATTTGAGCGATATTTTGGTGTTCAAGTTCGCGACGGATATGGACAAACAGAAAATACGTTGCTTGTCGGCGTGATGAAAGGAATGAAAATAAAGCCAGGTTCGATGGGGAAACCGACACCAGGGAATCGTGTTGAAATTATTAATGAGTTCGGTGAGCCTTGTGCGGTTGGAGAAGTGGGAGATATTGCGGTTCACGTCGAAACGCCAGCTTTATTTAAGTGTTATTATAAAGACCCAGAACGAACAGCGATGCAGTTTCGTGGAGAATATTATATTACTGGCGATAAAGCGAAAAAAGACGAAGAAGGTTATTTTTGGTTTGAAGGTCGTGGGGACGATATTATTATTAGCTCAGGTTACACGATCGGTCCGTTTGAAGTGGAAGATGCGCTAGTAAAGCATCCATTTGTGAAAGAATGTGCGGTTGTCGCTAGCCCGGATGAAATTCGGGGGCACGTCGTTAAGGCGTTTATTGTGCTACGAGAAGGAGTAGATAAAAACGACCCGAATTTAATTCCGCAGCTTCAAGAGCACGTGAAACAACTAACAGCGCCGTATAAATATCCGCGCAAAATCGAGTTTGTTGATGATCTACCGAAAACGACTTCAGGAAAAATACGTCGTGTTGAATTGCGTGAGCGTGAAATGAAAGCTATGCAAAAGTAA
- a CDS encoding branched-chain amino acid transport system II carrier protein, whose translation MKLLIKTTKFLFCMVVYRLVRRQQRRSSMSKKDLMAIGFMLFALFFGAGNMIFPPALGQAAGENVWIAIAGFLITGVGLPVLAVSAIARTGSDLQQLASRVHPVFGVIFTTVMYLAIGPFFGIPRTGTVSFEIGVTPFLPETVDRSIMLAVYTVVYFSISLWLALNPSKLVDRIGKLLTPLLLVGLTLFFIKSIWTPMGTIQKPTDTYADAPLFKGFIDGYLTMDAIAALVFGIIVIQAIQQKGITNTKQLTKLCIQAGFIAASGLTLVYLSLAFIGASSVQAIGYRDNGGEIISQAATYLFGQAGTIILSIIIMLACLTTSVGLLSSCASYFSKISPKFSYRTFVIVMSGFSAVIANVGLTKLISLSIPVLIIIYPLAITLVVLSFLHDYFNGKQAVYIGALVGTSLVSIVDGLKTAGFDVSAILYVYEKTLPLFEQGIGWLTPALIGGLIGLLLNKTNHVARTERKAS comes from the coding sequence TTGAAACTTTTGATAAAAACGACAAAATTTTTATTTTGTATGGTAGTATATAGGCTGGTACGGAGACAACAAAGGAGGAGCAGTATGTCGAAAAAAGATTTAATGGCTATCGGTTTTATGTTATTTGCTTTATTTTTCGGCGCTGGTAATATGATTTTCCCTCCTGCCCTTGGACAAGCGGCAGGAGAAAACGTATGGATTGCGATTGCAGGCTTTTTAATAACGGGTGTTGGGCTACCTGTATTAGCAGTCAGCGCCATTGCAAGAACAGGAAGTGATTTACAACAATTAGCCAGCCGAGTACATCCTGTATTTGGTGTTATCTTCACAACTGTTATGTATTTAGCAATCGGTCCATTTTTTGGTATTCCACGGACAGGCACGGTATCATTTGAAATTGGCGTGACACCATTTTTACCTGAAACGGTCGATCGATCCATCATGTTAGCGGTGTATACTGTTGTTTATTTTAGCATATCCCTTTGGTTAGCGTTAAACCCTTCGAAATTAGTTGACCGAATTGGGAAATTGTTAACACCACTTTTGCTCGTTGGTCTTACGTTATTTTTTATAAAAAGCATATGGACGCCTATGGGCACAATCCAAAAACCGACGGATACGTATGCAGACGCTCCGCTATTTAAAGGGTTTATTGATGGATATTTAACGATGGACGCCATTGCAGCACTCGTTTTTGGTATTATCGTCATTCAGGCGATTCAACAAAAAGGAATTACAAATACAAAACAACTAACTAAACTTTGTATTCAGGCTGGCTTTATTGCTGCTTCTGGATTGACGCTCGTTTATTTATCACTCGCTTTCATCGGTGCCTCAAGCGTACAAGCGATCGGCTATCGCGATAACGGCGGAGAAATTATTAGTCAAGCAGCCACTTACTTATTTGGTCAAGCTGGTACAATCATTTTATCGATCATTATTATGCTAGCATGCTTAACAACATCTGTCGGTTTATTGTCATCATGCGCAAGTTATTTTTCGAAAATTTCGCCAAAGTTTTCTTATCGCACTTTTGTCATTGTGATGAGCGGCTTTAGTGCTGTCATTGCAAATGTCGGTCTAACAAAGCTTATTTCGTTATCGATTCCTGTGCTTATTATCATTTATCCGTTAGCCATCACTCTTGTCGTTTTATCATTTTTACATGACTATTTCAACGGAAAACAAGCGGTTTACATCGGAGCGCTAGTTGGTACGTCTCTCGTTAGCATCGTCGATGGACTGAAAACAGCAGGATTTGACGTATCAGCGATTTTATATGTATATGAAAAAACATTGCCGCTTTTTGAACAAGGAATTGGCTGGCTCACACCAGCACTTATCGGCGGATTGATCGGGTTATTACTAAATAAAACAAATCATGTCGCACGTACCGAAAGAAAAGCAAGCTAA
- a CDS encoding acid-soluble spore protein, which produces MANRNRLLVPGVQQAIDQMKYEIAQEFGVQLGPDTTARANGSVGGEITKRLVKMAEQQLSSQK; this is translated from the coding sequence ATGGCAAATCGAAATCGATTGCTCGTCCCTGGTGTGCAACAAGCGATTGATCAAATGAAATATGAGATTGCTCAAGAGTTTGGCGTGCAGTTAGGCCCAGATACAACTGCGCGAGCAAACGGTTCTGTCGGTGGCGAGATTACGAAACGTCTTGTGAAAATGGCAGAACAACAATTGAGTAGCCAAAAATAA
- a CDS encoding septation ring formation regulator EzrA, which translates to MEFVAISALLVIGGLTYTYVHRKRLYKQIDQLEQWKISLMNRPVPEELSKIKSLNMMGETEQLFEKWRNEWDDIVAVQLPNIEEKLFDIEEAVVKYRFMKAKEALRQTEQQLQEIEGNIQRILLELQELVGSEEKNREEIEQLKEKYRHVKKAMLTQRHTFGRTEAALEARLNELQQQFQSFEQLTTEGNYLAAREVVLLIQNELNEFNRFIEHIPLLLSDAQVEIPAQLDNIIEGYRELLEKEYVLDHLPVEKEVEAIRGKVSEVLALLETLAVDEAEKLLREAQEDIDTLYDLLEKEVYAERFVHEETEKIEQTLYELEEETKETRDETLFVQQSYHLSQSDLDKYRQIEKQVQQLMKRFMLIQQKMIEERLAYSLIREELEEILAQIATVKEKHVQFREHLYALRKDELAAREKLAEMKKQLSEAIRLVKKSKLPGLPESYMLQVSEARESLTRVSLTLDGKPLNMEAVHQSLDEAIVFVQNVYDQTKEMIEQAQLAESVIQYGNRYRRRFHAVNAGLEEAEQLFRRYEYELALQKAIAAVEQVEEGAFERIRQWLKENE; encoded by the coding sequence ATGGAATTTGTAGCGATTAGTGCGCTCCTCGTCATCGGAGGACTTACATATACATATGTGCATCGAAAACGTTTATATAAACAAATTGATCAATTGGAGCAGTGGAAAATTTCTTTAATGAATCGTCCTGTTCCAGAAGAACTGTCAAAAATTAAATCATTAAATATGATGGGAGAAACGGAGCAGCTGTTTGAAAAGTGGCGAAATGAATGGGATGATATTGTTGCTGTTCAATTGCCGAATATTGAAGAAAAGCTATTTGATATTGAAGAAGCGGTTGTCAAATACCGATTTATGAAAGCAAAAGAGGCGTTGCGTCAAACGGAGCAACAACTACAAGAAATTGAAGGGAACATTCAACGTATTTTATTAGAGCTGCAAGAATTAGTCGGAAGTGAAGAGAAAAATCGTGAAGAAATTGAACAGTTAAAAGAAAAGTATCGTCACGTGAAAAAAGCGATGCTTACCCAACGCCATACGTTTGGGCGTACGGAAGCTGCGCTTGAGGCAAGATTAAACGAGCTTCAACAACAGTTTCAATCATTTGAGCAGCTAACGACGGAAGGAAATTATTTGGCTGCTCGTGAAGTTGTGTTGCTTATTCAAAACGAACTAAATGAATTCAATCGTTTTATTGAACACATTCCGCTTTTGTTAAGCGATGCGCAAGTTGAAATTCCAGCACAACTCGACAACATTATTGAAGGATATCGTGAATTGTTAGAAAAAGAATATGTACTTGATCATCTTCCGGTGGAAAAAGAAGTGGAAGCGATCCGTGGAAAAGTATCGGAAGTGCTTGCGTTGTTAGAAACACTTGCAGTAGATGAAGCAGAAAAACTTCTCCGTGAGGCGCAAGAAGATATAGATACGCTGTACGATTTGTTAGAAAAAGAAGTGTATGCAGAACGTTTCGTCCATGAAGAAACAGAAAAAATTGAACAAACGCTTTACGAGCTAGAAGAGGAAACGAAAGAAACACGCGATGAAACGCTGTTTGTACAACAAAGCTACCATTTATCGCAAAGCGATCTTGACAAATATCGACAAATCGAAAAGCAAGTACAACAGTTAATGAAACGATTTATGTTAATTCAACAGAAAATGATTGAAGAACGTTTAGCTTACTCGCTGATTCGTGAGGAACTAGAAGAAATTTTGGCGCAAATTGCTACGGTGAAAGAAAAGCATGTTCAATTCCGCGAACATTTATATGCGTTGCGCAAAGACGAGCTAGCGGCGCGCGAAAAGCTAGCAGAAATGAAAAAACAATTGTCTGAAGCGATTCGACTTGTGAAAAAAAGCAAACTTCCTGGGTTGCCAGAATCTTATATGTTGCAAGTGAGCGAGGCGCGTGAAAGTTTAACGCGCGTATCGCTTACGCTAGATGGGAAACCGTTAAATATGGAAGCTGTTCATCAGTCATTGGACGAGGCGATTGTTTTCGTGCAAAACGTATATGACCAAACGAAAGAAATGATTGAACAAGCTCAATTAGCGGAGAGCGTAATTCAATACGGCAACCGCTATCGTCGCCGTTTTCATGCGGTAAATGCGGGATTAGAAGAAGCGGAACAACTATTCCGACGATACGAATACGAACTGGCGTTACAAAAAGCCATCGCCGCAGTAGAGCAAGTGGAGGAAGGGGCATTCGAACGCATCCGCCAGTGGTTAAAAGAAAACGAGTGA
- a CDS encoding histidinol phosphatase (catalyzes the formation of L-histidinol from L-histidinol phosphate) — protein sequence MRDGHIHTPFCPHGSDDALHEYIERAISLGYTDISFTEHAPLPKGFIDPTPYQDSAMKEEQLASYVSILQSLKKQYERHIRIRIGLEVDFILGYEQKTKEFLNEIGPQLDDSILSVHFLHVNDRYMCIDYSEDMFGDIVTSFGSIERVYDAYYRTVLASVVADLGVHKPKRIGHITLVRKFHRAYPCEYDATDIIAHILDEMKNRQLELDYNGAGTVKPLCLEPYPPHWVVKEAVKRGIPLVYGSDAHSAFNLHQGVEHMLI from the coding sequence GTGCGCGATGGGCATATTCATACACCATTTTGCCCTCACGGAAGCGATGATGCGCTCCATGAATATATTGAAAGAGCCATTTCGCTCGGTTATACAGATATTTCATTTACTGAACATGCACCGCTTCCGAAAGGATTTATAGACCCAACCCCCTATCAAGATAGCGCGATGAAAGAGGAACAGCTAGCGTCGTACGTATCCATTTTACAATCATTAAAAAAACAGTACGAAAGACATATTCGTATTCGCATCGGATTAGAAGTTGATTTCATTCTCGGATATGAACAAAAAACAAAGGAGTTTTTAAATGAAATTGGTCCACAATTAGATGACAGCATTTTATCTGTTCATTTTTTACACGTTAACGATCGATACATGTGTATCGACTATAGCGAAGACATGTTTGGCGACATCGTTACATCGTTTGGTTCCATTGAACGAGTGTACGATGCATATTATCGTACTGTTTTAGCTTCTGTTGTAGCTGATTTAGGGGTGCACAAACCAAAACGCATCGGACATATAACACTCGTCCGCAAGTTTCATCGCGCATATCCGTGTGAATACGATGCAACAGACATCATCGCACACATTCTTGATGAAATGAAAAATCGTCAACTAGAGCTTGATTATAACGGGGCTGGCACAGTAAAACCACTTTGTTTAGAGCCATATCCACCTCATTGGGTAGTCAAGGAAGCCGTCAAACGCGGCATCCCTCTTGTGTATGGTTCAGATGCCCACTCGGCTTTCAACCTTCATCAAGGAGTCGAACATATGTTGATATAA
- a CDS encoding ABC transporter ATP-binding protein — protein MGILNVQNVSIRFGGVLALDAVSFEVKEGEIFSLIGPNGAGKTSMLNCISGLYKPTEGDIFFKGERITHVKPHKRAALGIARAFQNIELFPHLSVLDNLMLGRHVRMKTGVLAGGLYWGKAQKEEVEHRYKVEEVIDFLELEHVRNVPVGTLSYGLQKRVEVGRALAMEPDLLLLDEPMAGMNNEEKEDMARYIIDIHEEKKTTIILIEHDMGVVMDLSNHIAVLDFGKLIAYGTPKEVQTNPRVIEAYLGEEHAV, from the coding sequence ATGGGCATATTAAACGTGCAAAACGTGTCTATTCGTTTTGGTGGTGTTTTAGCGCTTGATGCTGTTTCTTTCGAAGTAAAAGAAGGGGAGATTTTTTCCCTTATTGGACCAAATGGTGCTGGGAAAACGAGCATGTTGAACTGTATTAGCGGCTTGTACAAACCGACAGAGGGGGATATCTTCTTCAAAGGTGAACGAATCACGCATGTCAAACCACATAAACGAGCGGCGCTAGGAATTGCACGAGCATTTCAAAACATCGAATTGTTTCCTCATTTATCTGTTTTGGACAATCTTATGCTCGGCAGGCATGTGCGCATGAAAACAGGCGTGCTTGCGGGGGGATTGTACTGGGGAAAAGCGCAAAAAGAAGAAGTAGAGCACCGTTATAAAGTCGAAGAAGTGATCGATTTTTTAGAGCTTGAACATGTACGCAATGTGCCTGTTGGTACGCTATCTTACGGTTTACAAAAGCGGGTAGAAGTCGGTCGGGCATTAGCGATGGAACCAGATTTACTGTTGCTCGATGAACCAATGGCCGGCATGAACAACGAAGAAAAAGAAGATATGGCGCGCTATATCATCGATATTCACGAAGAAAAAAAGACGACAATTATTTTAATTGAGCACGACATGGGTGTTGTCATGGATTTATCCAATCATATTGCTGTGTTGGATTTTGGAAAATTGATCGCGTACGGAACGCCAAAAGAAGTACAAACAAATCCGCGCGTCATTGAAGCGTACTTAGGAGAAGAACATGCGGTGTAA
- a CDS encoding cysteine desulfurase NifS — protein MIYLDNSATTKPFPEVLQSFLKVASDYFGNPSSLHGLGMQAERLLTQAREQIARLLEVKPTEVIFTSGGTEGNNLAIKGAAWQHQQRGRHIITTAIEHPSVTEPCRQLEQLGFQVTYVPVDERGIISPTHIEQALRDDTILVSVMHVNNEVGSIQPIEQIGAMLKKYSKVLFHVDGVQGAAKVPLHLKRANVDLYTISAHKFHGLKGAGVLYVREGVRLSPLLSGGAQEMQLRSGTENVAAIVAMAKALRLSMEKYHEAYDRLEKMKRALIERLQTIEGIRVHTPFEQSAPHIIHFSLEGIKSETFVHELEKQHIYVSTTSACSSRKKAPSKTLLAMGIEKTRAERSIRISLSYEQQMEHVPIIIEAIEQAYERLKIVVRGTK, from the coding sequence ATGATATATTTAGATAATAGCGCCACAACAAAACCGTTTCCAGAAGTGCTACAATCTTTTTTAAAAGTCGCGAGCGATTATTTTGGTAATCCGTCTTCGCTACACGGACTAGGTATGCAAGCCGAGCGACTGCTCACGCAAGCGAGAGAACAAATCGCACGTTTGCTCGAGGTGAAGCCGACCGAAGTGATTTTTACATCAGGTGGGACGGAAGGAAACAATTTAGCCATTAAAGGTGCGGCTTGGCAACATCAGCAGCGCGGCCGCCACATCATTACAACAGCGATTGAACATCCATCTGTCACCGAGCCGTGCAGACAGCTAGAACAACTCGGTTTTCAAGTTACATATGTACCTGTTGATGAACGTGGTATCATTTCTCCAACACATATTGAACAAGCGTTGCGCGATGATACAATTCTCGTTTCTGTCATGCATGTAAATAACGAAGTAGGCTCTATTCAACCGATTGAACAAATTGGTGCGATGTTGAAAAAGTATTCGAAAGTGTTGTTTCACGTTGATGGAGTGCAAGGTGCGGCGAAGGTGCCGCTTCATTTAAAACGTGCGAATGTGGATTTATATACGATATCTGCTCATAAATTTCATGGGTTAAAAGGAGCAGGAGTTTTGTACGTTCGCGAAGGTGTGCGCCTTTCTCCGCTTTTATCGGGAGGGGCACAAGAAATGCAATTGCGCTCAGGAACAGAAAATGTCGCTGCTATTGTTGCGATGGCGAAAGCGTTACGATTATCGATGGAAAAGTATCATGAGGCATATGATCGACTTGAGAAAATGAAACGAGCGCTCATCGAACGTTTACAAACGATTGAAGGTATTCGTGTTCACACGCCATTTGAACAATCAGCTCCACATATTATTCATTTTTCACTAGAAGGAATAAAATCAGAAACGTTTGTTCACGAATTAGAAAAGCAACATATATACGTATCGACAACATCAGCTTGTTCATCTCGTAAAAAAGCGCCAAGTAAAACATTGTTAGCGATGGGAATCGAAAAAACGCGGGCGGAGCGTTCGATTCGCATAAGCTTGTCATACGAACAACAAATGGAACATGTCCCAATCATTATTGAAGCCATTGAACAAGCATATGAACGATTAAAAATAGTAGTGAGGGGAACGAAATGA
- a CDS encoding long-chain fatty acid--CoA ligase, which translates to MEQMTFPQLLTARARQKTNQVALREKDYGIWNEYTYGDYYEQVKAFALGLASLGFRRGDKLAIIGDNRPEWVFSQLATQSLGGVSVGIYQESLPNELAYIIDNCDATFVVVEDQEQVDKVLEVEKNLPKVKHIIYYDPRGMRNYKHDKLLYFQDVQALGRQFEQTHPTYFDDEVRKGCYDDIAILSYTSGTTGNPKGTELSYRNLFEMAKNLAKIDPLDEQDEYLSFLPLAWIGEQMMTISMAFHCNIVVNFPEEPSTVFENLREIGPHVMFSPPRIYEDIVSKFQVRIQDASWFKRKMYEWCKPIGEKVAEAHFTKSDVSFWTKCLYKLADYFVFSAIRDHFGLLRLKRAYTGGAPLGPDVFRFFHSIGVNVKSIYGQTEVSGIAIVHRDGDIKVDSVGLPIPETEVKISEQGEILLKSSSVCCGYYKNEKATKETIEDGWLHTGDAGYIDETGHLYVIDRLKDVIRLQTGEMFSPQFIENKLKFSPYIQEAVAIGRDRPYVVAIINIDMANVGRWAEKNQLVYTTYSDLSAKQEVIQLIQEQVNEINQSLPEKARVKKFVLLYKELDADDEELTRTKKVRRQFIAKKYASLIEGMYSETDHIAVEGTIKYRDGKEQVIKTTLKVVSIDEGEGAA; encoded by the coding sequence ATGGAACAAATGACGTTTCCGCAACTATTAACCGCTCGTGCGCGGCAAAAAACAAATCAGGTCGCATTGCGTGAAAAAGATTACGGCATTTGGAACGAGTATACGTATGGCGACTATTACGAACAAGTGAAAGCGTTCGCATTAGGGCTTGCTTCGCTCGGGTTTCGCCGCGGCGATAAACTTGCGATCATCGGGGATAACCGACCTGAATGGGTATTTAGCCAACTCGCAACGCAAAGTTTAGGAGGGGTGTCTGTCGGCATTTATCAAGAGTCGTTACCGAATGAGCTTGCTTACATTATTGACAATTGTGACGCAACGTTTGTCGTTGTTGAAGATCAAGAACAAGTGGATAAGGTGCTTGAAGTAGAAAAAAATCTTCCAAAAGTAAAACATATTATTTACTATGATCCACGTGGTATGCGAAACTACAAACACGATAAACTATTATATTTTCAAGATGTGCAAGCGCTCGGTCGTCAATTTGAACAAACGCATCCGACATATTTTGATGATGAAGTGCGGAAAGGATGCTATGATGATATTGCCATTTTATCGTATACATCTGGAACGACAGGCAATCCAAAAGGAACGGAGCTTTCTTATCGCAACTTATTTGAAATGGCAAAGAACCTCGCAAAAATCGACCCACTTGACGAACAAGACGAATACCTTTCATTTTTACCGCTCGCTTGGATAGGCGAACAAATGATGACCATTTCCATGGCATTCCACTGCAACATAGTTGTGAACTTCCCAGAAGAGCCTTCAACAGTATTTGAAAATTTACGAGAAATTGGACCACACGTCATGTTTTCACCACCGCGCATTTATGAAGATATTGTTTCAAAATTTCAAGTGCGCATTCAAGATGCGAGTTGGTTCAAACGAAAAATGTATGAATGGTGCAAACCAATCGGAGAAAAAGTAGCAGAAGCTCATTTTACGAAAAGCGATGTTTCATTTTGGACGAAATGTTTGTATAAATTGGCTGATTATTTCGTGTTTAGTGCCATTCGAGATCATTTTGGGTTGTTGCGTTTAAAGCGGGCATATACAGGTGGCGCCCCGTTAGGTCCAGATGTATTTCGCTTTTTCCACAGCATCGGTGTGAATGTGAAAAGCATTTATGGTCAAACCGAAGTATCAGGCATTGCGATTGTTCATCGCGATGGGGACATTAAAGTGGATAGCGTTGGCTTGCCAATCCCAGAAACGGAAGTGAAAATTTCTGAGCAAGGTGAAATTTTGTTAAAAAGCTCGAGTGTATGTTGTGGCTATTATAAAAACGAAAAAGCAACGAAAGAAACGATTGAGGACGGCTGGTTGCATACAGGCGATGCAGGGTATATAGATGAAACCGGTCATTTGTATGTTATTGATCGTTTGAAAGATGTCATTCGTTTACAAACGGGTGAGATGTTTTCGCCACAATTTATTGAAAACAAATTGAAATTTAGCCCGTACATTCAAGAGGCTGTGGCTATTGGTCGCGATCGTCCATACGTTGTGGCAATCATTAACATCGATATGGCGAACGTCGGGCGTTGGGCAGAAAAAAATCAACTCGTTTATACGACATATTCTGATTTGTCTGCGAAACAAGAAGTGATTCAGCTTATTCAAGAACAAGTAAACGAAATTAATCAATCGCTTCCAGAGAAAGCGCGTGTGAAAAAATTTGTGTTGCTTTATAAAGAACTTGATGCAGATGATGAAGAGTTAACAAGAACGAAAAAAGTGCGTCGTCAATTTATCGCCAAAAAATATGCTTCACTTATTGAAGGGATGTATTCAGAGACAGATCATATCGCTGTAGAAGGAACAATCAAATATCGCGATGGCAAAGAACAAGTCATTAAAACGACGTTAAAAGTCGTCTCGATTGATGAAGGGGAGGGAGCAGCGTAA
- a CDS encoding tRNA 4-thiouridine(8) synthase ThiI has product MTYDHIVIRYGEMSTKGKNRLRFVRCLKRNIAKKLKHFPNLQIEASRDRMYIRLHDTPPHPVIEKLQEVFGIQSLSLALKTESDLQKIKEATLFFVKQFPYEGKTFKISARRADKQFPITTNELNYELGSYVLKNTTGLTVDVHHPDIDVRVEVRKEGTYITAYDVPGAGGLPVGTSGKAMLMLSGGIDSPVAGYLAMKRGLQIEAVHFFSPPFTSERAKQKVIDLAQRLTEFGGTIRLHIVPFTELQQAIYKQVPENYSLIATRRAMLRITDEIRKKENGLAIVTGESLGQVASQTLESMVVVNDVTTTPILRPLVSMDKTEIIAIAERIGTHHISIRPYEDCCTIFTPKAPKTKPKKEKIIQYEKFLPLDEMIAQTVARVETITLKPNEPLDELF; this is encoded by the coding sequence ATGACGTATGATCACATTGTAATTCGTTACGGTGAAATGTCGACAAAAGGAAAAAACCGTTTGCGATTTGTTCGATGTTTAAAACGAAATATAGCGAAAAAATTGAAACATTTTCCGAATCTTCAAATTGAAGCGTCACGTGATCGAATGTACATTCGTTTGCATGATACACCGCCGCACCCAGTCATCGAAAAATTGCAAGAAGTGTTCGGTATTCAATCGTTAAGTTTGGCATTAAAGACAGAGAGCGACTTGCAAAAAATAAAAGAAGCAACATTATTTTTCGTGAAACAATTTCCATACGAAGGGAAAACATTCAAAATATCAGCAAGAAGAGCAGATAAACAATTTCCGATTACAACAAATGAATTAAACTATGAGCTCGGTAGTTATGTGCTGAAAAACACAACGGGCTTAACGGTCGACGTCCATCATCCAGACATTGACGTTCGTGTTGAAGTGCGAAAGGAAGGAACGTACATTACTGCATATGACGTACCAGGAGCGGGTGGTTTACCTGTTGGAACGAGTGGGAAAGCGATGCTCATGCTTTCTGGTGGAATTGATAGTCCAGTAGCTGGATATTTGGCAATGAAGCGAGGCTTGCAAATTGAGGCTGTTCACTTTTTTAGCCCACCATTCACAAGTGAGCGAGCGAAGCAAAAAGTGATCGACTTAGCGCAGCGTTTAACGGAATTTGGTGGTACGATTCGTCTTCATATTGTACCGTTTACCGAGTTGCAACAAGCGATTTATAAACAAGTGCCGGAAAATTATTCGTTGATCGCTACGCGGCGTGCGATGTTGCGCATTACAGATGAAATTCGCAAAAAAGAAAATGGGTTGGCGATTGTAACGGGGGAAAGTTTAGGGCAAGTTGCTAGTCAAACACTTGAAAGTATGGTCGTTGTTAACGATGTTACAACGACGCCAATTCTTCGTCCGCTCGTCTCAATGGACAAAACGGAAATTATTGCGATTGCTGAACGAATTGGTACACATCACATTTCTATTCGTCCATATGAAGATTGTTGTACGATTTTTACGCCGAAAGCACCGAAGACGAAGCCGAAAAAAGAAAAAATTATCCAATACGAAAAGTTTTTACCTTTAGATGAAATGATTGCACAAACTGTTGCTCGTGTTGAAACGATCACGTTAAAACCGAATGAGCCATTGGACGAGCTCTTTTAG